The following are encoded in a window of Anopheles stephensi strain Indian chromosome X, UCI_ANSTEP_V1.0, whole genome shotgun sequence genomic DNA:
- the LOC118510285 gene encoding sodium-dependent neutral amino acid transporter B(0)AT3: MANTAHLFRRQSSRDLIQQATVRSLDELELRELRSRLVRAENGSQNVVYGATNQAFISDDDPPMGRILDIGPSATGPPSKDTRKLTVQASIVSQQQEAAIVERPEDERESWDSKWTFLLATIGYAVGLGNVWRFPYLAQKNGGGAFLVPYFVMLLLQGLPIFYLELAIGQRLRKGAIGVWHEVSAYLGGIGISSAFVSYIVALYYNTIIAWCLIYLLHSFETPLPWAECPKRLFKNFTYDIEPECVVSSPTKYYWYRETLQVSPSVNEPVEINYTVALALITAWSLVYLCMVQGITESSKIVYVTAIFPYVVLIIFFFRGITLKGASDGIAHLFTPRWESILEPVVWLEAGTQIFFSLGLAFGGLIAFSSYNPANNNCYRDALVVSVTNCSTSMFAGVVVFSVIGFKATSIYDSCVEERSEMMRQNKSHDLLPVCDLQKELENSASGTGLAFIIFTEAINQFPAAQLWAVLFFLMLFTLGIDSQFGTLEGVSTSLMDMKLFPNVPKEMITGGLCMSCCVLSMCFANGAGSYIFQLMDSFAGSYTLLIIAFFECIGVSYIYGLKRFADDIELMTGARPNLYWMLCWKYISPIAMITILVASFLELASEGSSYPGWNALTGNTDRLEWPHWCIVVAILLILVSILWIPGVAILRLCGINVIEDSEPAWFPSAELRDVHGIVPHEPTDIEISLFCIRADGSEGLCCPTYGPREQPLDEEE; encoded by the exons aTGGCCAACACTGCACATCTGTTCCGCAGGCAGAGTTCTCGGGATTTGATCCAGCAGGCGACTGTGCGGAGCTTAGATGAGCTCGAGCTAAGA GAGCTTCGCAGTCGGTTGGTCAGGGCAGAGAATGGATCCCAGAATGTGGTGTACGGTGCGACGAACCAGGCATTCATCAGCGATGATGATCCACCGATGGGCCGCATACTGGACATTGGACCGTCAGCGACTGGTCCACCCAGCAAGGACACACGCAAACTCACCGTGCAGGCATCGATCGTGTCCCAGCAGCAGGAGGCCGCCATTGTTGAACGGCCGGAAGATGAGCGGGAAAGCTGGGATAGCAAGTGGACATTCCTGCTCGCTACCATTGG GTACGCCGTCGGTCTCGGAAACGTTTGGCGCTTTCCGTACCTGGCACAGAAAAATGGTGGCGGTGCATTCCTGGTCCCGTACTTCGTGATGCTCCTGCTGCAAGGTTTGCCCATCTTCTATCTCGAGCTCGCCATCGGACAGCGGCTACGCAAGGGTGCGATTGGCGTGTGGCACGAGGTGTCGGCATACCTCGGCGGTATCGGCATCTCGTCTGCATTCGTCAGCTACATTGTAGCGCTATACTACAACACCATCATCGCTTGGTGTTTGATCTATCTGCTGCACAGCTTCGAAACACCGCTCCCGTGGGCCGAATGTCCGAAGCGACTGTTTAAAAACTTTACGTACGATATCGAACCGGAGTGTGTGGTCTCTTCCCCGACCAAGTACTACTGGTACCGGGAAACGCTCCAGGTTTCGCCGAGCGTTAACGAACCGGTGGAGATTAACTATACGGTTGCGCTGGCACTCATTACTGCCTGGTCGCTGGTGTATCTGTGCATGGTGCAGGGCATTACCGAGTCGAGCAAGATCGTGTACGTGACCGCCATATTCCCGTACGTCGTGCTGATAATATTCTTCTTCCGTGGTATCACGCTCAAGG GAGCTTCGGACGGTATTGCGCATCTGTTCACGCCCCGGTGGGAATCGATCCTGGAACCGGTCGTGTGGTTGGAGGCCGGCACACAGATCTTCTTCTCGCTCGGACTTGCGTTCGGTGGTTTGATCGCGTTCAGCTCGTACAATCCGGCCAACAACAACTGCTACAGGGATGCGCTGGTCGTGTCCGTCACCAACTGCTCTACGTCGATGTTTGCCGGTGTGGTTGTATTTTCCGTCATCGGGTTCAAG GCGACATCGATCTATGACAGTTGCGTCGAGGAACGGTCGGAGATGATGCGCCAGAACAAGTCACACGATCTGCTGCCCGTGTGCGATCTGCAGAAGGAGCTGGAAAAT AGTGCTTCCGGTACCGGTTTGGCGTTTATCATCTTCACCGAGGCGATCAATCAGTTTCCAGCGGCACAGCTGTGGGCCGTATTGTTCTTCCTGATGCTCTTTACGCTCGGTATTGATTCACAGTTCGGTACACTGGAAGGTGTCAGCACCTCACTGATGGACATGAAACTGTTCCCGAACGTCCCGAAGGAGATGATCACTGGG GGACTCTGCATGTCGTGCTGTGTGCTATCCATGTGCTTCGCCAACGGTGCCGGGAGCTACATCTTTCAGCTGATGGATAGTTTCGCCGGCAGCTACACGTTACTCATCATTGCGTTTTTCGAATGCATTGGCGTCAGCTATATATACGGACTTAAGCG GTTCGCCGATGATATTGAGCTGATGACGGGTGCACGACCCAACCTTTACTGGATGCTGTGCTGGAAGTACATATCGCCGATCGCAATGATAACCATTCTTGTCGCCTCGTTTCTGGAGCTTGCCTCCGAGGGTAGTAGCTACCCGGGATGGAATGCACTCACCGGCAATACCGATCGTCTCGAGTGGCCCCATTGGTGTATTGTCGTAGCGATTCTGCTGATACTTGTGTCCATTCTGTGGATTCCTGGCGTTGCCATCCTACG GCTGTGTGGCATCAATGTGATCGAGGACAGTGAGCCCGCCTGGTTCCCGTCGGCCGAGCTGCGCGATGTGCACGGTATTGTGCCACACGAACCCACCGACATTGAGATATCGCTATTCTGTATACGTGCCGACGGTTCGGAAGGACTCTGCTGTCCGACGTACGGGCCCCGCGAACAACCACTAGACGAGGAGGAGTAA
- the LOC118510331 gene encoding general odorant-binding protein 69-like: MNFFIVSAIVLVAIIGSIQAEHEPLPHYFMLKSFPEAQAECAVYLRLPHDRLQRYMREGYPDEPEVHCLVLCVLENLRAWENGTLQEHVLANYFVPATEDCDNAKRTERCLVHLPQECNGEPCVQAYRAFQCYYQNYGTLTSCPEYVPSYYDEDLQEVYDVFRMMDTSEETRKKLAGGCFPSGPESQCFFYAYVTRFGAWAKGEPLLHNLYIQTNEDAFKKDNAETQACLKNLNKLACNKSKCEHATDVFVQCFGQTKLFKYLLSVFKDGALTFTKH, translated from the exons ATGAACTTCTTCATCGTTTCGGCAATTGTCTTGGTGGCCATCATTGGCTCCATCCAAGCTGAGCATGAACCGCTGCCGCACTATTTCATGCTGAAGAGCTTCCCAGAGGCTCAGGCTGAGTGTGCCGTCTACCTGCGGTTGCCACACGATCGTCTTCAACGCTACATGCGCGAAGGATACCCCGACGAGCCGGAAGTGCACTGTCTGGTGCTGTGCGTCCTCGAGAACCTGCGCGCCTGGGAGAACGGTACGCTCCAGGAGCATGTGCTCGCCAACTACTTCGTCCCGGCCACGGAAGACTGTGACAACGCCAAGCGTACTGAGCGGTGCCTGGTACATCTGCCccaggagtgcaacggagagcCATGCGTCCAGGCGTACCGTGCCTTCCAGTGCTACTACCAGAACTACGGAACGCTGACTAGCTGCCCAGAGTACGTGCCGAGCTACTACGACGAGGACCTCCAGGAGGTGTACGATGTTTTCCGCATGATGGATACGTCGGAGGAGACTCGCAAGAAGCTGGCCGGTGGGTGTTTCCCGAGCGGACCCGAATCGCAGTGCTTCTTCTACGCCTATGTAACCCGTTTCGGAGCCTGGGCTAAGGGTGAGCCGCTCCTGCACAACCTCTACATCCAGACCAACGAAGATGCTTTCAAGAAGGACAACGCCGAGACTCAGGCCTGTTTGAAGAACCTGAACAAGCTTGCCTGTAACAAGAGCAAATGCGAGCACGCCACCGATGTGTTCGTTCAGTGTTTCGGCCAGACTAAGTTGTTCAAGTACCTCCTGTCTGTGTTCAAGGATGGTGCCCTGACGTTCAC CAAGCACTAA
- the LOC118510310 gene encoding general odorant-binding protein 45-like: MASFRVRYVGLVWMLTTTVITASQRYHDCVQKKNVAQAQEECVRYLSIPCARLAVYNDYIYPNDTATQCMVRCMGINLGWWDDTDGVQEPAIRHYFHPDPDDEQYDRRTYHCLKSQRLDYPTPHGDACERAYESFRCYYEQYGNIVVTPQFVPLSPLQLSDVMGQCAKILQTPGTGLGACGKAGKPSERDIGCLARCFLMRSGLYTDQHGPNLDRLYVQCNNYANETKFRETTGACYRQLKLECKDNCVLVGRFLRECFYEGGVNINITLDQLAAILSVGVTVLGTLIPALSGIAGSVASGVIPVVPDAGSVVSEVVSLT, from the coding sequence ATGGCAAGCTTCCGAGTGAGATACGTCGGGTTGGTGTGGATGCTGACTACGACGGTAATAACGGCCTCGCAACGTTACCACGACTGTGTGCAAAAGAAGAACGTTGCACAAGCGCAGGAAGAGTGCGTACGGTATCTGAGCATACCGTGTGCAAGGTTAGCCGTCTACAACGACTACATCTACCCGAACGATACCGCAACGCAGTGCATGGTACGGTGCATGGGCATCAACCTTGGCTGGTGGGATGACACCGACGGTGTGCAGGAACCGGCCATACGCCACTACTTCCATCCGGATCCGGACGACGAGCAGTACGATCGCCGCACGTACCACTGCCTCAAATCCCAACGGCTAGACTACCCGACGCCGCACGGCGATGCGTGCGAACGTGCGTACGAGTCGTTCCGATGCTACTACGAACAGTACGGCAACATCGTAGTGACGCCTCAGTTTGTTCCACTAAGCCCGCTGCAGCTCTCGGATGTAATGGGGCAGTGTGCCAAAATCCTGCAAACCCCCGGCACTGGATTGGGTGCGTGCGGCAAAGCTGGGAAACCGTCCGAGCGGGACATCGGTTGCCTAGCACGATGTTTTCTGATGCGCAGTGGACTGTACACCGATCAGCACGGACCCAATCTTGATCGGCTGTACGTGCAGTGTAACAATTATGCGAACGAGACCAAATTCCGTGAAACGACCGGCGCCTGCTACCGGCAGCTCAAGCTGGAATGTAAGGATAACTGTGTTCTGGTCGGTCGTTTCTTACGAGAGTGTTTCTACGAAGGAGGGGTCAATATTAATATCACTTTAGACCAATTAGCAGCTATATTGAGTGTAGGCGTAACTGTTTTAGGAACTTTAATCCCCGCTCTCTCCGGCATCGCCGGTTCGGTTGCCTCCGGAGTCATTCCGGTTGTCCCCGACGCCGGTTCGGTTGTCTCCGAAGTCGTTTCATTAACGTAA
- the LOC118510318 gene encoding general odorant-binding protein 45-like, whose amino-acid sequence MNSFALSVLVLAVGAISVSARLQHYVVEKSFNQAQAECALYQGVHDDDLLRYVKEGYPDVEEVRCLLRCVAFNLRFWNHTTGLQKHMIAGHFVPYPDDYHNVERTDACLAEQLYTCDDDLCTQVYKAFQCYYQHYGALSECPQFVVNTYLEDKQVVKDLSGMLALSQSTLQNLAGGCFPSGEESLCFFYAFVVRTGLYTEEDGANLERLYYQYNEDVFNPNNAKTVACLQNQKKLACKKTTCQQAYDTFQACFGESQGLEYLVHTVFVDAAKDLLGQPVCYCTKGKTCSLHGCYGR is encoded by the coding sequence ATGAATTCGTTTGCCCTTTCGGTTCTTGTGCTGGCGGTAGGAGCCATCTCGGTGTCTGCCCGTCTGCAGCACTACGTCGTGGAGAAGAGCTTCAACCAGGCTCAGGCTGAGTGTGCCCTGTATCAAGGTGTGCACGATGATGATCTGCTCCGGTACGTGAAGGAAGGCTACCCCGATGTGGAGGAGGTCCGTTGTTTGCTGCGTTGCGTCGCCTTCAACCTGCGATTCTGGAACCACACTACCGGTCTGCAGAAGCACATGATCGCGGGACATTTCGTGCCGTACCCGGATGATTATCACAACGTCGAGCGCACGGACGCTTGTCTGGCCGAGCAGCTGTACACTTGCGACGATGACCTCTGCACGCAGGTGTACAAGGCGTTCCAGTGCTACTACCAGCACTACGGTGCGCTGAGCGAGTGCCCGCAGTTTGTGGTCAACACCTACCTGGAGGATAAGCAGGTCGTGAAGGATTTGAGCGGAATGTTGGCCTTGTCTCAGTCGACTCTGCAGAACCTGGCTGGTGGTTGCTTCCCGAGCGGCGAGGAATCTCTGTGCTTCTTCTACGCTTTTGTGGTTCGCACTGGACTGTACACCGAGGAGGATGGTGCAAACCTGGAGCGTCTGTACTACCAGTACAACGAGGATGTATTCAACCCGAACAATGCCAAGACCGTCGCCTGTCTGCAGAACCAGAAAAAACTGGCCTGCAAGAAGACCACCTGCCAGCAGGCTTATGACACGTTCCAGGCTTGCTTCGGTGAGTCCCAGGGTCTCGAGTACCTGGTCCACACCGTGTTCGTCGACGCTGCCAAGGACCTTCTGGGACAGCCCGTGTGCTACTGTACCAAGGGCAAAACCTGCTCGCTCCACGGATGCTACGGCCGCTAA
- the LOC118510325 gene encoding general odorant-binding protein 45-like yields MNSFALSVLVLAVGAISVSARLQHYVVEKSFNQAQAECALYQGVHDDDLLRYVKEGYPDVEEVRCLLRCVAFNLRFWNHTTGLQKHMIAGHFVPYPDDYHNVERTDACLAEQLYTCDDDLCTQVYKAFQCYYQHYGALSECPQFVVNTYLEDKQVVKDLSGMLALSQHTLQNLAGGCPPDGEECLCFFYAFVVRTGLYTEEDGANLERLYYQYNEDVFNPNNAKTVACLQNQKKLACKKTTCQQAYDTFQACFGESQGLEYLVHTVFVDAAKDLLGQPVCYCTKGRSCSLHKC; encoded by the coding sequence ATGAATTCGTTTGCCCTTTCGGTTCTTGTGCTGGCGGTAGGAGCCATCTCGGTGTCTGCCCGTCTGCAGCACTACGTCGTGGAGAAGAGCTTCAACCAGGCTCAGGCTGAGTGTGCCCTGTATCAAGGTGTGCACGATGATGATCTGCTCCGGTACGTGAAGGAAGGCTACCCCGATGTGGAGGAGGTCCGTTGTTTGCTGCGTTGCGTCGCCTTCAACCTGCGATTCTGGAACCACACTACCGGTCTGCAGAAGCACATGATCGCGGGACATTTCGTGCCGTACCCGGATGATTACCACAACGTCGAGCGCACGGACGCTTGTCTGGCCGAGCAACTGTACACTTGCGACGATGACCTCTGCACGCAGGTGTACAAGGCGTTCCAGTGCTACTACCAGCACTACGGTGCGCTGAGCGAGTGCCCGCAGTTTGTGGTCAACACCTACCTGGAGGATAAGCAGGTCGTGAAGGATTTGAGCGGAATGTTGGCTTTGTCTCAGCATACACTGCAGAACCTGGCTGGTGGTTGCCCACCGGACGGCGAAGAATGCCTGTGCTTCTTCTACGCTTTTGTGGTCCGCACTGGACTGTACACCGAGGAGGATGGTGCAAACCTGGAGCGTCTGTACTACCAGTACAACGAGGATGTATTCAACCCGAACAATGCCAAGACCGTCGCCTGTCTGCAGAACCAGAAGAAGCTGGCCTGCAAGAAGACCACCTGCCAGCAGGCTTATGACACGTTCCAGGCTTGCTTCGGTGAGTCCCAGGGTCTCGAGTACCTGGTTCACACCGTGTTCGTCGACGCTGCCAAGGACCTTCTGGGACAGCCCGTGTGCTACTGTACCAAGGGCAGATCCTGCTCGCTCCACAAATGTTAG